A genomic segment from Chitinophagaceae bacterium encodes:
- a CDS encoding RidA family protein, with the protein MTNQIIKTTKAPAPIGPYSQAVKAGNFLFISGQVAIEPSTGDMKNTSLQEEAVQVMKNLSAILTEAGYGFSDVVKTTIFLNDMGLFAEVNEVYSRSFGDASVFPARETVAVKGLPKNAQVEISMIACK; encoded by the coding sequence ATGACCAATCAAATTATTAAAACAACAAAAGCGCCTGCGCCAATAGGGCCATACAGCCAGGCGGTAAAAGCAGGTAATTTCTTATTTATTTCGGGCCAGGTTGCCATTGAGCCTTCCACCGGCGATATGAAAAATACCAGCCTGCAGGAAGAAGCAGTGCAGGTTATGAAAAACCTTTCGGCAATATTAACAGAGGCAGGATATGGCTTTTCCGATGTAGTGAAAACAACTATTTTTTTAAACGATATGGGTTTATTTGCAGAGGTAAATGAAGTTTACAGCAGGTCTTTTGGTGATGCATCTGTGTTTCCTGCAAGAGAAACCGTAGCGGTAAAAGGATTACCCAAAAATGCCCAAGTAGAAATAAGTATGATAGCCTGTAAATGA
- a CDS encoding PorP/SprF family type IX secretion system membrane protein: MAIFSGNGQDLHFSQFYNSPLSTNPANTGFIPDADYRFGLLYRNQWSSIMAMPYKTMSAFADAQLMRDKFDNGWLGVGAFVQSDVVGSGSLRSTKVYGSLAYHQMLGLSSLLSAGFNLGWANKRINPAELKFPDQWDGTFFDGHLPTSVVLQTNNVSYFDMQAGINYAYFPNEDVYINGGYSIHHVNKPKETFFDDGSASATIPMRQIAFINAIVKAGPSLILKPNIYFTTQAKASELIGGFTGNYNLSEAGETQLIAGVYYRHKDALIPVAGFEINNLQFTFSYDITMSSLKNYNNGRGALEFSLVKKGFYPSSSVRQALCPKF, from the coding sequence ATGGCCATTTTTTCAGGCAATGGTCAGGATTTGCATTTCTCGCAGTTTTATAATTCCCCGCTAAGTACCAATCCTGCCAATACCGGTTTTATTCCCGATGCCGATTACAGGTTCGGGCTGCTTTACCGCAACCAGTGGAGCAGCATTATGGCAATGCCATATAAAACCATGAGCGCATTTGCCGATGCACAATTAATGAGAGACAAATTTGATAACGGCTGGCTTGGTGTAGGCGCATTTGTACAGAGCGATGTGGTAGGCAGTGGAAGCCTTCGCTCTACTAAAGTTTACGGCTCTTTGGCTTATCACCAAATGCTTGGCCTCAGCAGCTTATTGAGCGCCGGTTTTAATTTAGGCTGGGCTAATAAGCGCATAAATCCTGCCGAACTCAAATTCCCCGACCAATGGGACGGAACTTTTTTTGATGGCCACCTGCCCACATCAGTAGTATTGCAAACCAATAATGTAAGTTATTTCGATATGCAGGCCGGCATTAACTATGCTTATTTCCCTAATGAAGATGTTTATATCAATGGCGGCTATTCCATTCATCATGTAAATAAGCCCAAAGAAACCTTTTTTGATGATGGCTCGGCAAGTGCCACCATTCCCATGAGGCAAATTGCTTTTATTAACGCCATAGTTAAAGCCGGGCCATCTTTAATTTTAAAACCCAATATTTATTTTACTACGCAGGCAAAAGCCTCAGAATTAATAGGCGGCTTTACCGGTAACTATAATCTATCCGAAGCAGGCGAAACCCAGCTTATTGCAGGTGTATATTACCGGCATAAAGATGCCCTTATTCCTGTTGCAGGATTTGAGATCAATAACCTTCAGTTTACTTTTAGTTATGATATCACTATGTCTTCATTAAAAAATTATAATAATGGAAGAGGTGCGCTGGAATTCAGCCTGGTCAAAAAAGGGTTTTATCCTTCAAGTTCAGTCAGGCAGGCACTTTGTCCCAAATTCTGA
- a CDS encoding PKD domain-containing protein, whose translation MVCSQKSFGQIEFIQNKGQWHNNVQYKAEVSAGSLYLEKNGFTILLQNADDVKMFTEMVHGNETATRPFPDKFTLHSFAYKVKFLNASASPFIQPDKPFEFVNNYFIGNNRAQWASDCKVFQAITYKNVYPNIDIRYYSSSGNLKYDFIVRPGGNPKAITLQYDGPKLAIKNKNLVITTPVGEVKELYPYSYQSYDGKPKEVASEFVLKENTVSIAIKDYNPLETLIIDPSIIFSTFSGSTAQNWGYTATPGPDGSLYGGGIVFGSGYPVSSGAYDQTYNGGLDEGSFGGYDIGISKFGATNGLKLFSTYIGGSGNEQPHSLIADGAGNLYIAGRSSSANFPLAGGGSQQGIGGKYDIIVAKLNATGSVLLGATKIGGSQDDGVNIRPKYVGTNNAVSLRRNYGDDARSEIILDGAGNAYLASCTQSNDFPVSNSPIQTTFGGSQDGVILKFSNNLTSVIFSTFFGGSLDDACFVCNLNPFTGNLYVGGATASNNLPGNKSGVLQPNFQGGIADGFVTEIKNDGSAIIKTSYFGTSGIDLIYGLKFDRKGFPYIMGTTTGSWPVVSAAYSNPGSKQFIAKLQPDLSAYVYSTIFGTAIAQPNISPIAFLVDRCENVYVSGWGGGINGSYSPGTTQGLPETNPLSGIPIPDGKDFYFFVLEKNAQSRLFASHFGRNGGLGEHVDGGTSRFDANGVIYQAICGECDGSAGFPITAGASSCRDNGGYNLAVIKIEMNFSGVGSKVEAAVDGVVNDTIICVGGRVDFKDLVLKGKKYYWDFNDNPNRFDTTITASNFHIFSTAGNHRVMLIAEDSSTCNVRDTSYVTIKVGTNAAQAAFNWIKLPPCQNLTFQFSNTSTSVGNTFSPQTFYWDFGDGSPIVVTDYATAPQHSYATTGDYTVILTIKDTAFCNSPVADTQRISVSDLVDANFSVPEVGCAPFTANFINLSHGGLTYLWQYGDGQFSTNSDPLHSHTYTNPGVYQVRLIAANPNTCNLVDTSAYFTITVLNGPVANASWSPNPPIVNMPTNFTNLSTGAISFLWNFGDGASSTAIHPTYQYNATQTFSAALIAYNNIGCTDTFFLFPRALILPALDVPNAFTPGKFGINSSINVVGFGIGKMDWKIYNRWGQLVFQSASNKQQGWDGTFKGKPQPMDVYTYTLDVIFTDGKKLRKTGDITLIR comes from the coding sequence GTGGTTTGTTCTCAAAAATCTTTTGGGCAAATTGAGTTTATACAAAACAAAGGCCAGTGGCATAATAATGTACAATACAAAGCTGAGGTAAGCGCCGGTTCGCTTTACCTGGAAAAAAACGGCTTTACCATTTTGCTGCAAAATGCAGATGATGTAAAGATGTTTACAGAAATGGTTCATGGCAACGAAACGGCAACCCGGCCTTTCCCCGATAAATTTACCTTGCATTCATTTGCCTACAAGGTTAAGTTTTTAAATGCTTCCGCATCCCCGTTTATACAACCCGATAAACCTTTTGAATTTGTAAATAATTATTTTATTGGCAATAACCGGGCTCAATGGGCAAGTGACTGTAAAGTTTTTCAGGCCATAACTTATAAAAATGTTTACCCTAATATTGATATCAGATATTACAGTAGTTCGGGAAATTTAAAATATGATTTTATAGTAAGGCCCGGAGGCAACCCAAAGGCTATTACTTTGCAATATGACGGGCCCAAATTAGCCATCAAAAATAAAAACCTCGTTATCACCACACCTGTTGGTGAAGTAAAAGAGCTTTATCCATATTCTTATCAGTCATACGATGGAAAGCCCAAAGAAGTTGCCAGTGAATTTGTTTTAAAAGAAAATACAGTAAGCATTGCCATAAAAGATTACAACCCACTTGAAACATTAATTATTGATCCTTCAATAATATTTTCAACATTTAGCGGCAGTACGGCCCAAAACTGGGGTTACACGGCCACTCCCGGCCCCGATGGAAGTTTGTATGGCGGTGGAATTGTTTTCGGCAGCGGTTATCCTGTAAGCTCCGGTGCTTACGATCAAACCTATAATGGAGGCCTCGATGAAGGTAGCTTTGGCGGTTACGATATTGGTATTTCAAAGTTTGGCGCAACAAACGGGCTTAAGTTATTCTCTACCTATATTGGAGGCAGTGGAAATGAGCAACCCCATAGCCTTATTGCAGACGGAGCAGGCAACCTCTATATTGCAGGCAGGTCTAGCTCAGCTAATTTTCCATTGGCTGGTGGTGGTTCGCAGCAGGGCATAGGCGGAAAGTATGACATTATCGTTGCCAAACTCAATGCTACAGGCTCGGTTCTTTTAGGCGCTACAAAAATTGGTGGTTCTCAGGATGATGGCGTAAACATTCGGCCTAAATATGTTGGTACAAATAATGCCGTAAGCCTGCGGCGGAATTATGGCGATGATGCCCGCAGTGAAATAATACTTGATGGTGCCGGTAACGCCTACCTTGCCTCTTGCACCCAATCAAACGATTTCCCGGTTAGCAATTCGCCCATTCAAACAACATTTGGCGGTAGCCAGGATGGGGTTATTCTAAAATTCAGCAACAATTTAACCAGTGTAATTTTTTCTACTTTTTTTGGGGGCAGCCTCGATGATGCCTGTTTTGTTTGTAACCTAAATCCTTTTACCGGAAATTTATATGTTGGCGGCGCAACGGCAAGCAATAATTTACCGGGCAATAAATCCGGCGTTCTGCAACCTAATTTCCAGGGTGGCATTGCAGATGGATTTGTAACCGAAATAAAAAATGACGGCAGCGCCATTATTAAAACTTCTTATTTCGGCACTTCTGGTATTGATCTTATTTATGGATTAAAATTCGATAGAAAAGGGTTCCCCTATATAATGGGAACCACTACCGGTTCATGGCCCGTTGTAAGTGCAGCTTATTCCAACCCGGGTTCAAAACAATTTATTGCAAAGTTGCAGCCCGATCTTTCTGCCTATGTTTATTCTACCATTTTTGGTACAGCAATAGCACAGCCCAATATTTCACCCATTGCATTTTTAGTGGATCGTTGTGAAAATGTATATGTTTCCGGCTGGGGCGGAGGTATTAATGGAAGTTATTCCCCGGGTACAACCCAGGGCCTGCCCGAAACCAATCCTTTAAGTGGCATCCCTATTCCCGATGGAAAAGATTTCTATTTCTTTGTGTTGGAAAAAAATGCACAAAGCCGTTTGTTTGCCAGCCATTTTGGTAGAAACGGAGGCCTTGGCGAACATGTAGATGGCGGTACAAGCCGCTTTGATGCCAACGGCGTTATTTACCAGGCAATTTGCGGAGAATGTGATGGCAGCGCTGGTTTTCCAATTACAGCCGGGGCAAGTTCCTGCCGGGATAATGGCGGTTATAACCTGGCCGTTATTAAAATAGAAATGAATTTTTCCGGTGTGGGCAGTAAGGTAGAAGCTGCTGTAGATGGCGTAGTAAATGATACCATTATTTGTGTTGGTGGAAGGGTGGATTTTAAAGACCTGGTTTTAAAAGGCAAAAAATATTACTGGGATTTTAACGATAACCCCAATAGATTTGATACAACAATAACAGCTTCTAATTTTCATATTTTTTCTACAGCAGGCAACCACCGTGTAATGCTTATAGCCGAAGACAGCAGCACCTGTAATGTAAGAGATACCTCTTATGTTACCATAAAAGTAGGCACCAATGCCGCACAGGCTGCTTTTAATTGGATAAAATTGCCGCCCTGCCAAAACCTTACTTTTCAATTTAGCAATACTTCTACCTCTGTAGGAAACACCTTTAGCCCACAAACTTTTTATTGGGATTTTGGAGATGGTTCCCCCATTGTTGTAACGGATTATGCTACGGCTCCGCAACATTCTTATGCTACTACCGGCGATTATACCGTTATACTCACCATAAAAGATACAGCATTTTGTAATTCGCCAGTGGCCGATACGCAACGCATAAGCGTAAGCGATTTGGTGGATGCCAATTTTTCTGTGCCTGAAGTGGGTTGTGCACCATTTACTGCTAATTTTATAAACCTTTCACATGGCGGCTTAACTTACTTATGGCAATATGGCGATGGCCAATTTTCTACAAATTCCGATCCTTTACATTCACATACCTATACCAATCCTGGTGTTTACCAGGTGCGCCTTATAGCTGCAAATCCCAATACCTGTAATTTGGTTGATACTTCGGCCTATTTTACCATAACTGTTTTAAATGGCCCGGTGGCTAATGCATCCTGGAGTCCCAATCCACCTATTGTAAATATGCCCACCAATTTTACCAACCTCTCAACCGGCGCAATTAGCTTTTTATGGAATTTTGGTGATGGCGCAAGTTCCACTGCTATTCATCCAACTTACCAGTATAATGCAACACAAACTTTTTCTGCGGCCCTTATTGCTTATAATAATATTGGTTGCACCGATACTTTTTTCCTTTTTCCAAGGGCATTAATTTTACCTGCTCTTGATGTACCCAATGCTTTTACGCCTGGAAAATTTGGCATCAACAGCAGCATTAATGTAGTAGGTTTTGGCATTGGCAAAATGGATTGGAAAATTTATAACCGCTGGGGACAACTAGTGTTTCAATCTGCCAGCAACAAACAACAGGGTTGGGATGGAACATTTAAAGGCAAGCCACAACCCATGGATGTGTACACTTATACATTGGATGTAATTTTTACCGATGGCAAAAAGTTAAGAAAAACAGGAGATATAACTTTAATTCGCTAA
- a CDS encoding FAD-binding protein, whose amino-acid sequence MPAISSTNYNLHIHAFQSIVGKNFVFNDELTLNNYAQDQTEDLHFPPDIVIKPKTTEEIAAIMKICNAHKIPVTPRGAGTGLSGGALPQFGGILLSTERLNTILHIDEQNLQVTTEPGVITEVLQDAVKEKGLFYPPDPSSRGSCFIGGNIAENSGGPKAVKYGVVKDYVLNLEVVLPTGEVIWTGANVLKNSTGYNLTQLIVGSEGTLGIVTKIVLKLLPYPKYELLMLVPFNNLENAGAAVSEIFRAGIVPSAMELVEIDALKIVSRYVNSSAITINDDVAAQLIIEVDGNHQESLMQEMEKISQVLEGFDCGEILFADDEQQKAELWKLRRRVAEAVKADGYTIEEDTVVPRAKLPALIKAVKELGKQYDFHAVCYGHAGDGNLHIRIKKPGCRYSLNNPEVIPALRALFETVKSLGGTISGEHGIGLVQKEYMDIMFNNTSIQLMKGIKKVFDPNNILNPGKIF is encoded by the coding sequence ATGCCCGCTATTTCATCCACGAATTACAATTTGCATATTCACGCTTTTCAATCTATTGTGGGCAAAAATTTTGTATTTAACGATGAGTTGACCTTAAATAATTATGCACAGGATCAAACAGAAGATTTGCATTTTCCTCCTGATATAGTCATAAAGCCAAAAACTACAGAAGAAATTGCGGCAATAATGAAAATCTGTAATGCTCATAAAATTCCGGTTACGCCAAGAGGAGCAGGTACAGGCCTTAGTGGAGGCGCATTGCCTCAGTTTGGCGGTATACTTTTATCCACAGAAAGGCTCAATACTATTTTGCATATTGATGAACAAAACCTGCAGGTAACAACTGAGCCCGGAGTAATTACTGAAGTATTGCAGGATGCCGTAAAAGAAAAAGGTTTGTTTTATCCACCCGATCCAAGTAGCAGGGGAAGTTGCTTTATTGGTGGTAACATTGCCGAAAACAGCGGCGGGCCCAAGGCGGTAAAATATGGTGTAGTTAAAGATTATGTATTAAACCTTGAAGTGGTGTTACCCACAGGTGAAGTAATTTGGACAGGCGCCAATGTATTAAAAAATTCCACAGGTTATAATTTAACACAACTCATAGTGGGAAGCGAAGGAACTTTGGGTATTGTTACGAAAATAGTTTTAAAACTATTGCCGTACCCAAAGTATGAGTTGCTGATGCTTGTGCCTTTTAATAATTTAGAAAATGCAGGAGCTGCGGTGAGTGAAATTTTTAGGGCTGGTATTGTACCTAGCGCAATGGAACTGGTAGAAATAGATGCGCTAAAAATTGTAAGCCGTTATGTAAATAGCTCAGCCATTACAATTAATGATGATGTTGCAGCACAGTTAATTATTGAAGTAGATGGAAACCACCAGGAATCCTTAATGCAGGAAATGGAAAAAATTTCGCAGGTGCTTGAAGGTTTTGATTGCGGTGAAATTTTATTTGCAGATGATGAGCAGCAAAAAGCTGAACTATGGAAACTCCGCAGGCGTGTAGCAGAAGCCGTTAAGGCAGATGGCTATACCATTGAAGAAGATACTGTAGTGCCCAGGGCAAAACTGCCCGCATTAATTAAGGCAGTAAAGGAACTGGGAAAGCAATATGATTTTCATGCCGTGTGTTACGGCCATGCCGGAGATGGTAACCTGCACATACGCATTAAAAAACCCGGCTGCCGGTATAGCCTTAATAATCCTGAGGTAATACCAGCATTAAGGGCGCTGTTTGAAACCGTTAAATCACTCGGCGGTACCATTAGTGGCGAGCATGGTATTGGGCTGGTACAAAAAGAATATATGGATATTATGTTTAACAATACTTCAATTCAATTGATGAAAGGCATTAAAAAAGTATTTGACCCTAATAATATTTTAAACCCCGGAAAAATTTTTTAA
- the recG gene encoding ATP-dependent DNA helicase RecG, with product MNILQSPIEYLTGISAQRGELLRKELNISTFSDLLNHFPYRHVDKTKVDKIAALKSSIEYAYVAGTLISLELITTGKTRRLVGILKDNTGIIELVWFQGIAWVQKTLHTGHKYFVFGKPGFFLGKPQMAHPDLENFNTGSSTGKAWMEPVYPTTEKLRAKYLTGQSLAKFTKELMAKLSVNDINENLPDEILVKYKFVPRFLAYRQIHFPANEEQYKQALRRLKFEELFFAQLRLGQIRLQRHRFSRGQVFNKVGDLFHTFYNKYLPFELTHAQKKVLKEIRKDTAAGKQMNRLLQGDVGSGKTMIALLSMLIAADNHFQSVLMAPTEILALQHFENIKTFLSKLPIQVELLTGSTTAANRKKILKACENGAVQILIGTHAVIENKVKFQNLGFAVVDEQHKFGVEQRAKLWEKNLLPPHILVMTATPIPRTLALTAYGDLDYSVMDELPPGRKPITTFHRNETARPQVMDFIKEEITKGRQVYIIYPLIEESSKLDYENLMKGFEEVKAFFPEPKYWISMLHGRQPTDQKDTNMQRFVQGDTQIMVATTVIEVGVNVPNASVMLVESAERFGLSQLHQLRGRVGRGAEKSFCILLTGQKVGKDARERMQIMETTNDGFLIAEKDLELRGPGQIDGTRQSGALDFKLASIVNDKEMLEAARNSVEIILELDPELVLKSHERVKQFLLQQKAKTRWSKVG from the coding sequence ATCAATATATTACAATCACCGATTGAATACTTAACCGGAATTTCCGCTCAACGTGGGGAACTACTGCGCAAGGAACTGAATATTTCTACCTTCAGCGACCTGCTGAACCATTTTCCATACAGGCATGTAGATAAAACTAAAGTAGATAAAATTGCAGCGCTAAAATCTTCTATAGAGTATGCCTATGTTGCCGGAACATTAATTTCACTTGAATTAATAACAACAGGTAAAACCAGGCGCCTTGTAGGTATACTCAAAGATAATACGGGAATTATTGAACTGGTTTGGTTTCAGGGAATTGCATGGGTGCAAAAAACCTTGCACACCGGCCACAAATATTTTGTATTTGGCAAGCCGGGTTTCTTTTTGGGGAAACCACAAATGGCGCATCCCGATTTAGAAAATTTCAATACCGGAAGTTCCACGGGAAAAGCATGGATGGAACCCGTTTACCCCACAACAGAAAAATTAAGGGCAAAATACCTCACGGGGCAGTCTTTGGCAAAATTCACCAAAGAATTAATGGCCAAATTATCAGTAAATGATATCAATGAAAATTTACCCGATGAAATTTTAGTAAAGTATAAATTTGTTCCCCGTTTTTTGGCTTACCGCCAAATACATTTTCCTGCAAATGAGGAGCAATACAAGCAGGCTTTGCGCAGGTTGAAATTTGAAGAACTATTTTTTGCCCAATTAAGGCTGGGCCAAATACGGTTACAAAGGCACCGTTTTAGCCGTGGCCAGGTGTTTAACAAAGTGGGAGATTTATTTCATACGTTTTACAACAAGTATCTTCCCTTTGAACTTACACATGCCCAAAAAAAAGTTTTAAAAGAAATAAGGAAAGATACTGCCGCCGGCAAACAAATGAACCGGCTTTTGCAAGGCGATGTAGGCAGCGGAAAAACAATGATAGCTCTTTTAAGTATGCTTATTGCAGCAGACAACCATTTTCAAAGTGTATTGATGGCGCCTACAGAAATACTGGCATTGCAACATTTTGAAAATATTAAAACTTTTCTAAGTAAGCTGCCCATTCAGGTGGAACTCCTTACAGGTTCAACAACTGCTGCAAACCGAAAAAAAATTCTTAAGGCCTGCGAAAATGGAGCTGTGCAAATACTTATTGGCACACATGCCGTAATTGAAAATAAAGTAAAGTTTCAAAACCTTGGCTTTGCCGTAGTAGATGAGCAGCATAAATTTGGTGTGGAACAAAGGGCAAAACTTTGGGAAAAAAATTTATTACCACCGCATATTTTGGTAATGACGGCAACACCCATTCCCCGTACGCTTGCCTTAACAGCTTATGGTGATTTGGATTATAGCGTAATGGATGAATTGCCTCCGGGCAGAAAACCCATCACCACATTTCATAGAAACGAAACAGCAAGGCCTCAGGTGATGGATTTTATAAAAGAAGAAATTACCAAAGGCAGGCAGGTATATATTATTTATCCTTTAATTGAAGAAAGCAGCAAGCTGGATTACGAAAACCTGATGAAAGGTTTTGAAGAAGTGAAGGCATTTTTTCCCGAACCCAAATATTGGATAAGTATGCTGCATGGAAGGCAACCTACGGACCAAAAAGATACAAACATGCAGCGTTTTGTACAAGGCGATACTCAAATAATGGTGGCTACAACAGTAATTGAAGTAGGCGTAAATGTTCCCAATGCCTCGGTAATGCTTGTTGAAAGCGCCGAAAGATTTGGCCTTTCTCAATTGCATCAATTAAGAGGAAGAGTAGGCCGTGGTGCAGAAAAAAGTTTTTGCATTTTACTTACTGGTCAAAAAGTAGGGAAAGATGCCAGGGAAAGAATGCAGATAATGGAAACTACGAATGATGGGTTCCTCATAGCCGAAAAAGACCTGGAACTAAGAGGGCCGGGGCAAATAGACGGCACACGCCAAAGCGGCGCACTCGATTTTAAACTGGCCAGTATTGTAAACGATAAAGAAATGCTGGAAGCTGCCCGAAACTCTGTTGAAATTATTTTAGAACTCGACCCCGAACTTGTACTTAAAAGCCATGAAAGGGTAAAGCAATTTTTACTGCAGCAAAAAGCAAAAACCCGGTGGAGCAAAGTAGGATAA
- a CDS encoding FKBP-type peptidyl-prolyl cis-trans isomerase has product MKFLWAAICGLLFFSACKKESSCPYANPTVKATATEIAALQDFLQVNNITATQDGSGIFYTITTNGQGAVASMCSYITVKYKGSILTSGAIFDSTATGSAASFELGGLINGWKYGLPKIKPGGKISLFIPPSLGYGSTAVTGQNGSIIIPANSYLRFDVELVAVE; this is encoded by the coding sequence ATGAAATTTTTATGGGCAGCAATTTGCGGGCTTTTGTTCTTTAGCGCCTGCAAAAAAGAAAGCTCCTGTCCTTACGCAAATCCAACTGTAAAAGCAACAGCAACTGAAATTGCAGCATTGCAGGATTTTCTGCAAGTGAATAATATTACGGCTACGCAGGATGGCAGTGGTATATTTTATACCATTACTACCAATGGCCAGGGCGCTGTTGCGTCCATGTGTTCCTATATAACGGTAAAATATAAAGGCAGCATACTTACCAGCGGCGCTATATTCGATTCTACTGCAACGGGCAGCGCTGCATCATTTGAGTTGGGTGGCCTGATAAATGGATGGAAATATGGCTTGCCCAAAATTAAACCCGGCGGAAAAATAAGTTTATTTATACCTCCATCTTTAGGTTATGGCAGTACAGCAGTTACCGGACAAAATGGTTCCATAATAATTCCTGCAAACTCTTACCTGCGTTTTGATGTGGAACTGGTTGCCGTGGAATAA
- a CDS encoding hydroxyacid dehydrogenase: protein MKKLIITAPVHESMQHSFVQKGWDVLYAPSISYEKLIQEIPKANGLIVTTRIKVDKPLLSIATNLNWIGRLGSGLELIDLDYCNSKNIQCFSSPEGNCNAVAEHALGMLLHLMNNLGKSNAEVKQGKWLRIENRGTELSGKTVGIIGYGNTGAAFAKLLSAFNVTVLAYDKYKSGFAGHNVREANMEQISRYCDVISFHVPLTAETKNLANAHFFNHLQLKPWFINTSRGEVADTQAVIAALDNEMISGAAIDVIENEKITSWNKEETQLYQNLMNRNNVLLTPHIAGYSHEAFLKMANIIVEKLSIHQLL from the coding sequence ATGAAAAAACTAATCATTACAGCGCCGGTTCATGAAAGTATGCAGCATTCTTTTGTTCAAAAAGGTTGGGATGTGTTATATGCACCCTCTATTAGTTACGAAAAATTAATACAGGAAATTCCTAAAGCAAATGGGTTAATTGTAACTACTAGAATTAAAGTAGATAAACCTCTACTATCCATTGCCACAAACCTGAATTGGATTGGCAGGCTGGGAAGTGGGCTTGAGCTAATAGACCTTGACTATTGTAATTCAAAAAATATTCAATGCTTCAGCAGCCCCGAAGGTAACTGCAATGCAGTGGCAGAGCATGCTTTGGGTATGTTGCTGCACTTAATGAATAATTTAGGAAAAAGCAATGCCGAAGTAAAGCAGGGAAAATGGCTGAGAATTGAAAACCGTGGAACAGAACTTTCCGGCAAAACTGTAGGAATTATCGGGTATGGTAATACCGGCGCCGCTTTTGCAAAATTGCTATCTGCTTTTAATGTTACGGTGTTGGCTTACGATAAATATAAATCGGGTTTTGCCGGGCATAATGTGAGAGAAGCCAATATGGAGCAAATAAGCAGGTATTGCGATGTGATTAGTTTTCATGTGCCACTTACTGCCGAAACAAAAAATTTGGCCAATGCACATTTCTTTAACCATTTGCAATTAAAGCCCTGGTTTATCAATACCAGCAGGGGAGAAGTTGCAGATACACAAGCTGTAATAGCGGCTTTGGATAATGAGATGATAAGTGGCGCAGCTATAGATGTTATTGAAAATGAAAAAATAACTTCCTGGAACAAAGAAGAAACTCAATTGTACCAAAACCTCATGAACCGGAATAATGTATTGCTTACGCCACATATTGCAGGCTACAGCCATGAAGCATTTTTAAAAATGGCAAATATTATTGTAGAAAAATTGTCCATTCATCAATTATTATAA